In Archangium violaceum, the following are encoded in one genomic region:
- a CDS encoding DUF1427 family protein: MNRVAPPASVRGGGIRRQWTFHPVRDAAGHDTVSAPGKNSSLFRVSRFMRFRVFSIKSRRSSLFDYALWDSRPASRHAVNLSLRRAGERLLNWKLCIGLLLGLAIGFGCRWLGIPVPAPPMLVGASLVVAMTSGYLLADNFIATHPAHHRHNCGGPSGDTKETRT; this comes from the coding sequence ATGAATCGCGTGGCTCCGCCCGCGTCCGTTCGTGGCGGAGGAATCAGGCGGCAGTGGACGTTTCATCCGGTACGCGATGCGGCCGGACATGACACGGTGAGCGCACCGGGCAAGAACTCCTCCCTCTTTCGGGTGAGCCGTTTCATGCGCTTTCGGGTGTTTTCCATCAAGTCCAGGCGCTCTAGTCTGTTTGACTACGCCTTATGGGATTCGCGCCCTGCGTCGCGACACGCCGTCAATCTTTCACTTCGTCGCGCTGGAGAACGTCTCTTGAACTGGAAATTATGTATTGGCCTGCTGCTCGGTCTCGCCATCGGCTTTGGTTGCCGCTGGCTGGGCATTCCGGTCCCCGCACCGCCCATGCTGGTTGGCGCTTCACTCGTTGTCGCCATGACGAGCGGCTACCTGCTGGCCGACAATTTCATCGCGACGCACCCCGCGCATCATCGCCACAACTGCGGCGGGCCCAGCGGTGATACCAAGGAGACGCGCACATGA
- a CDS encoding TolB family protein — translation MRVRRDGTSWEPLTDGTVHSGFPSYSADGKQIVFRVWGEEQKGLRILNLEDRGIRVLTNEYDNLPGWSREAEHGAPMAPRTPPPTSARSPGSSC, via the coding sequence ATGCGCGTGCGCCGGGACGGCACGAGCTGGGAGCCGCTCACCGACGGCACGGTGCATTCGGGTTTTCCGAGCTACTCGGCCGACGGCAAGCAGATCGTGTTCCGCGTCTGGGGCGAGGAGCAGAAGGGCCTGCGTATCCTCAATCTGGAGGACCGCGGCATCCGGGTGCTGACCAACGAGTACGACAACCTGCCTGGCTGGTCGCGCGAGGCTGAGCATGGGGCTCCCATGGCGCCGCGAACACCGCCGCCTACGAGCGCGCGTTCGCCAGGCTCAAGCTGCTAG
- a CDS encoding SPW repeat domain-containing protein has protein sequence MWARASNIVLGIWLVFAPLVLGYDVPAARSNDIIVGLFLATFALVGATIGKMRFLWVLAIWLIVAPFALGYGNELAPVLNDVLVGIAVLGLSLVPLHRRERVTALQREPAHTEENWGRLGVSRRTPTEA, from the coding sequence ATGTGGGCTCGCGCGTCGAACATCGTCCTGGGCATCTGGCTCGTCTTCGCTCCCCTCGTCCTCGGGTATGATGTGCCGGCGGCCCGGTCCAACGACATCATCGTGGGCCTCTTCCTGGCCACGTTCGCCCTCGTCGGTGCCACCATTGGCAAGATGCGCTTCCTCTGGGTGCTCGCCATCTGGCTCATCGTGGCGCCCTTCGCCCTCGGGTACGGGAACGAGCTCGCCCCTGTCCTCAATGACGTCCTCGTGGGCATCGCCGTGCTCGGCCTGTCACTCGTGCCCCTGCACCGGCGCGAGCGGGTGACCGCGCTCCAGCGGGAACCCGCGCACACCGAGGAGAACTGGGGACGGCTGGGCGTGTCGCGGCGGACTCCTACGGAGGCGTAG
- a CDS encoding phosphoribosyltransferase, with translation MAIHRFEDRYAAGRELARELRKYANRPDVRVLALPRGGVPVGYEVAKELGVLLDVFLVRKLGVPGHEELAMGAIASGGVGVINREVVDQLGVSREDIQRVAREEQRELERREQAYRGEQEPSLLRGQTLLLVDDGLATGSTMRAAVRALKQSGPARIVVAVPVASAEACQAFEHEADEVVCLETPKPFRAVGLWYRDFSQTSDEEVRELLWRARELAQSSGPRDDATPTTSRHLELATPP, from the coding sequence GTGGCCATCCATCGATTCGAGGACAGGTACGCCGCGGGCCGCGAGCTGGCCCGCGAGCTGCGCAAGTACGCCAACCGCCCGGACGTGCGGGTGCTAGCCCTGCCACGCGGAGGAGTGCCGGTGGGCTATGAGGTCGCCAAGGAGCTGGGCGTCCTCCTCGATGTCTTCCTGGTGCGCAAGCTGGGGGTGCCAGGCCACGAGGAGCTGGCGATGGGGGCCATCGCCAGCGGCGGAGTGGGAGTCATCAACCGGGAGGTGGTGGACCAGCTCGGCGTGTCGAGGGAGGACATCCAGCGGGTGGCGCGCGAGGAGCAGCGCGAGTTGGAGCGCCGGGAGCAGGCCTACCGCGGGGAACAGGAGCCGTCGCTGCTGCGCGGCCAGACCCTCCTCCTGGTGGACGACGGGCTGGCCACCGGCTCCACCATGCGGGCGGCGGTGAGGGCGCTGAAGCAGAGCGGCCCGGCGCGCATCGTGGTGGCGGTGCCAGTGGCCTCCGCCGAGGCCTGCCAGGCGTTCGAGCACGAGGCGGACGAGGTGGTGTGCCTGGAGACACCCAAGCCCTTCCGTGCGGTGGGTCTGTGGTACCGCGACTTCTCGCAGACCAGCGACGAGGAGGTGCGCGAGTTGCTCTGGCGTGCCAGAGAGCTGGCCCAGTCGTCCGGCCCCCGGGACGACGCTACCCCAACCACTAGCCGCCACCTGGAGCTTGCTACGCCTCCGTAG
- a CDS encoding YncE family protein, translating to MGTQPVGASPSRWRARAASLCAAVSMLVSVNATAQTPSFIEFDSAHVRPMALSPDGTRLFAVNTPDNRLEVFSVSASGLSLVAEVPVGLEPVSVAARSNTEVWVVNHLSDSISVVSLEGTPRVVRTLLVGDEPRDVVFAGTQGYAFITTAHRGQHRTDPSIASVPGAGDPQLTTPGVGRADVWVFNPASLGTTLGGTPVRIVTLFGDTPRGLAVSPDKKTVYAAIAQSGNQTTTVNMDSVCDGFESSGMCLVFPDTWPWGNNLLPGGQPGPKTNVAGAKAPETGMIVKWNGSKGQWEDTLGRNWNNGVRLNLPDKDVFAIDADSLQQKAFYTGVGTSIFNLATNPKTGVVYASNSEANNLTRFEGPGVFGGSTVQGNIAKMRITVISGGSVYPRHLNKHIDYSKLANSTGFDPTAKNHSLSTPTEMVISGDGTKLYVAAFSSNKVGVFDTAALEADTFNPKTASANYIPVSGGGPSGLVLDEARNRLYVMTRFDNAVKVIDLATRKQVTSAALYNPEPATVVEGRPFLYDANFSSANGEASCASCHIFGDKDELAWDLGNPDDEVSTNPIDKRLATDLAIGAFQVLTGHPSSPINGTGDQHAFHPMKGPMTTQTLRGMANSGAMHWRGDRSNGFFGVNSNAEDVSFKNFIVAYEGLLGRVSMPTEEEMNKFTAFQLQVQLPPNPIRKLDNSLTTAQQAGRDFYFGSRRVDGLAIGTDTGFNCNGCHTIDASQGFYGTDGRSSFEGISQIMKIPHVRNMYTKVGMFGFPDSSFFQHPETGQLGDQIRGFGFTHDGAVDTLFRFFSAIVFSNTSVGGPLVGFPGDTDRRNVEAFMLAVDSDLAPIVGQQVTLTSTNAAAVGSRIDLLVARARAPFVSKALGGSTYEADLVAKTVVAGKAKGYLYDRGAGTWKPDDGTANITTTTLRALATKAGQEVTFTAVPPGSGVRIALDRNLDGKLDGQ from the coding sequence ATGGGTACCCAGCCAGTGGGCGCGAGCCCGAGCAGATGGCGCGCTCGAGCCGCTTCGTTGTGCGCCGCCGTGTCGATGTTGGTTTCGGTCAATGCCACCGCCCAGACGCCATCGTTCATCGAGTTCGATAGCGCGCACGTGCGTCCGATGGCCCTCTCGCCAGACGGGACGCGGCTCTTCGCCGTCAACACGCCCGACAATCGCCTGGAGGTCTTCTCGGTCTCCGCCTCCGGCCTCTCGCTCGTCGCCGAGGTGCCGGTCGGCCTCGAGCCGGTCTCCGTCGCCGCGCGTAGCAACACCGAGGTGTGGGTGGTCAATCACCTCTCGGACAGCATCAGCGTGGTGAGCCTGGAAGGGACTCCGCGCGTGGTGCGCACCCTGCTCGTCGGCGATGAGCCGCGCGACGTCGTGTTCGCTGGCACCCAGGGCTATGCGTTCATCACCACGGCGCACCGCGGCCAGCACCGCACCGACCCGTCCATCGCCTCCGTCCCCGGCGCGGGAGATCCGCAGCTCACCACGCCTGGCGTGGGCCGCGCGGATGTCTGGGTCTTCAACCCGGCCTCCCTGGGAACGACGCTGGGCGGCACGCCCGTGCGCATCGTGACGCTCTTCGGCGATACGCCACGTGGCCTCGCCGTCAGCCCGGACAAGAAGACGGTCTATGCGGCCATTGCCCAGTCCGGCAACCAGACGACGACCGTCAACATGGACAGCGTGTGCGACGGGTTCGAGAGCTCGGGCATGTGCCTCGTCTTCCCCGACACGTGGCCGTGGGGCAACAACCTCCTTCCGGGCGGCCAGCCCGGTCCGAAGACGAACGTCGCGGGCGCGAAGGCGCCCGAGACCGGCATGATCGTCAAGTGGAACGGCAGCAAAGGCCAGTGGGAGGACACGCTCGGCCGCAACTGGAACAACGGCGTGCGCCTGAACCTGCCCGACAAGGATGTCTTCGCCATCGACGCGGACAGCCTGCAGCAGAAGGCCTTCTACACGGGCGTGGGCACGAGCATCTTCAACCTGGCCACCAACCCGAAGACGGGCGTGGTGTACGCGTCCAACAGCGAAGCCAACAACCTCACGCGCTTCGAGGGCCCCGGCGTCTTCGGAGGCAGCACGGTGCAGGGCAACATCGCGAAGATGCGCATCACCGTCATCTCCGGAGGCTCCGTCTACCCCCGCCACCTCAACAAGCACATCGACTACTCGAAGCTGGCCAACTCCACCGGGTTCGATCCCACGGCCAAGAATCACAGCCTCTCCACCCCGACGGAGATGGTGATCTCGGGTGACGGCACGAAGCTGTACGTGGCCGCGTTCAGCTCGAACAAGGTCGGTGTCTTCGACACCGCGGCGCTGGAGGCCGACACCTTCAACCCGAAGACCGCGAGCGCCAACTACATCCCGGTGAGCGGCGGCGGCCCCAGCGGCCTGGTGCTGGACGAGGCGCGCAACCGTCTCTACGTGATGACCCGCTTCGACAACGCGGTGAAGGTCATCGACCTCGCCACCCGGAAGCAGGTGACCTCGGCCGCCCTCTACAATCCGGAGCCCGCCACCGTCGTGGAGGGCCGTCCCTTCCTGTACGACGCGAACTTCTCCTCCGCCAACGGCGAGGCGTCCTGCGCCAGTTGCCACATCTTCGGAGACAAGGACGAGCTCGCCTGGGATCTGGGCAACCCGGACGACGAGGTGTCCACCAACCCCATCGACAAGCGCCTCGCGACCGATCTGGCGATCGGCGCGTTCCAGGTGCTCACCGGTCACCCGAGCTCGCCCATCAACGGCACCGGCGACCAGCACGCCTTCCACCCGATGAAGGGGCCCATGACGACGCAGACCCTGCGCGGCATGGCGAACTCGGGCGCCATGCACTGGCGAGGCGACCGCTCGAACGGCTTCTTCGGCGTCAATTCGAACGCGGAGGACGTGTCGTTCAAGAACTTCATCGTGGCGTACGAGGGGCTGCTCGGCCGCGTCTCGATGCCGACCGAGGAGGAGATGAACAAGTTCACGGCCTTCCAGCTCCAGGTGCAGCTGCCGCCCAACCCCATCCGCAAGCTGGACAACTCGCTCACCACCGCCCAGCAGGCCGGCCGCGACTTCTACTTCGGCAGCCGTCGCGTGGACGGCCTGGCGATCGGCACGGACACCGGCTTCAACTGCAACGGCTGCCACACCATCGACGCCTCGCAGGGCTTCTACGGCACCGACGGCCGCTCGAGCTTCGAGGGAATCAGCCAGATCATGAAGATTCCCCACGTGCGGAACATGTACACGAAGGTCGGCATGTTCGGCTTCCCGGACAGCAGCTTCTTCCAGCACCCGGAGACGGGACAGCTGGGAGACCAGATCCGCGGCTTCGGCTTCACGCATGACGGCGCGGTGGACACCCTGTTCCGCTTCTTCAGCGCCATCGTGTTCTCCAACACCAGCGTCGGTGGGCCTCTGGTGGGCTTCCCGGGAGACACCGACCGCCGCAACGTGGAGGCCTTCATGCTGGCGGTGGACTCCGACCTGGCGCCCATCGTGGGCCAGCAGGTGACACTCACGTCGACGAACGCCGCCGCCGTCGGCTCGCGCATCGACCTGCTCGTCGCGCGCGCCCGGGCGCCGTTCGTGTCGAAGGCCCTGGGCGGCTCCACCTACGAGGCCGACCTGGTGGCGAAGACGGTCGTGGCCGGCAAGGCGAAGGGCTACCTCTACGACCGCGGCGCGGGGACGTGGAAGCCCGACGACGGCACCGCGAACATCACCACCACGACCCTCCGCGCGCTGGCGACCAAGGCGGGCCAGGAGGTGACCTTCACCGCGGTTCCGCCGGGCTCTGGCGTGCGCATCGCGCTCGACCGCAACCTGGACGGCAAGCTCGACGGCCAGTAG
- a CDS encoding class I SAM-dependent methyltransferase, which produces MTQPELTAKQRLMIYIAEKIPVGTRVGGIEVRDYLSTRAGSHLIRFLFGLSNKPASQRRRTIWKGSQGLEALDARVARNLEDPRIKAVRDEIVTSLESPEILFDYCVAVGAKTIVELGTRMCNSTNALVRAASLTGGRVYSYDPAMFRGRVDVKYHPFWEFHQYTGEDGYRVWDKNKKVDVLFVDTDPHTFEQTQMWLSEYWFQVLAPGALILLDDAGAAFQGFPHTGEVNRGCRDFLERHPDQVDFLVIEDDAPPANGVAALKLKAP; this is translated from the coding sequence ATGACCCAACCTGAATTGACGGCGAAGCAGCGGCTGATGATCTACATCGCGGAGAAGATCCCCGTCGGCACCCGCGTCGGCGGAATCGAGGTGCGCGACTACCTGTCGACCCGCGCCGGCAGCCACCTCATCCGCTTCCTCTTCGGTCTGTCGAACAAGCCCGCCTCCCAGCGTCGGAGGACCATCTGGAAGGGCTCGCAGGGCCTGGAGGCGCTCGACGCGCGCGTGGCCAGGAACCTCGAGGATCCGAGGATCAAGGCCGTGCGCGATGAGATCGTCACGTCGCTCGAGTCCCCGGAGATCCTCTTCGACTACTGCGTGGCCGTGGGGGCGAAAACCATCGTGGAGCTGGGCACGCGCATGTGCAACTCGACCAACGCCCTCGTCCGGGCGGCGAGCCTCACGGGAGGACGGGTCTACAGCTACGATCCCGCCATGTTCCGAGGCCGCGTGGACGTCAAGTACCACCCGTTCTGGGAGTTCCATCAGTACACGGGCGAGGACGGCTACCGCGTCTGGGACAAGAACAAGAAGGTGGACGTGCTGTTCGTGGACACCGACCCCCACACCTTCGAACAGACGCAGATGTGGCTGTCCGAGTATTGGTTCCAGGTGCTGGCCCCCGGAGCGTTGATCCTCCTGGACGATGCCGGAGCGGCCTTCCAGGGCTTCCCCCACACCGGTGAGGTCAACAGGGGGTGCCGCGACTTCCTCGAGCGGCACCCGGACCAGGTGGACTTCCTGGTCATCGAGGATGATGCCCCTCCCGCCAACGGCGTGGCCGCGCTCAAGCTGAAGGCGCCGTGA
- a CDS encoding LuxR C-terminal-related transcriptional regulator, translating into MPSLRTATRSRASSPFLTDVAEHAAPFGEHLSHLLPTKLSPPQTTSVLVARDAPLRKMDRGAGGKLVLVTAPLGWGKTTLLTQWYHEARARRLFAWLSLDELDNAPERFFSYLVGAIRRAAPDFDAYIASQLDAQVELPLDHAMSVVLRSLWNLGRELVVVLDDFHVLRERALVRAFSYLLEHSPPHVHWVVASRSLPELDLAKLKLTEQLVTLDSRDLSLDGEAIRELGQRLCDAELAPDDVEYLLSRTEGWVAGVKLALLSVGEHTNVGDALRKAIGSNLDVARYLADAVLREQSREVHEFLVLSSVVDQLNGDLCNALLGITQGPALLADLERAQLFIQPLDSQRQWYRYHALFLDFLRTQLACDFGDRIPWLHRAASAWFAEHQRPDEALKHAFASSDRSWCLELTARCAEAWMREGEIASVLHWTEKLTAEEIIRSPAICVAHIACLILSRRYARASSALRDAQHRLATAHSGPDRERLSKQLERLTLLHAILSGSAQGSGIELDAWSGDEDSDVFMAGALLAAKAYQALRMNRFDAMRRLAQSARETLQGLNSPFINGYTDVIIALADRAQGNMKDAAERCEAAFAQANRGRRNPVWVNAATALANARYEQNRLDEAEALCLEVLPLLPQAPAFETFAMAYLVLVRIKSIRGKYTEAWQLLDYLHSVLECGHQTRFLAHVCGEKIRLALVEQAPERMREVAREFGLGERMRRGEWSERRFYDETWERLGLAQAWVLMARGRYCKAHALLETLRASAHDVGYVSRESALLAAIAVCHWRAGDPSAAFAALNRGMALVQRFGFNRGVFDETPGLQEIIVAAATQRKLSHVLPSRYTERFQDVLSAGKSGPREFADPPSVPLEPLTERELQMLKLLAQGLSNQEISERSNVALSTTKWHLRNVFAKLEVTTRTAAIVKAQERLHRNL; encoded by the coding sequence GTGCCGAGCCTTCGAACCGCAACGAGGAGTCGTGCGTCATCGCCCTTCCTGACGGACGTCGCGGAGCATGCGGCACCGTTCGGCGAACATCTCTCGCACCTGCTGCCGACGAAGCTCTCTCCGCCGCAGACGACCTCCGTGCTGGTGGCGCGTGACGCGCCGCTGCGGAAGATGGACCGCGGCGCCGGCGGAAAGCTGGTGCTGGTGACCGCGCCGCTCGGCTGGGGCAAGACGACGCTGCTGACGCAGTGGTACCACGAAGCGCGCGCGCGGCGGCTGTTCGCGTGGCTGTCGCTGGACGAGCTGGACAACGCGCCCGAGCGGTTCTTCTCGTATCTGGTGGGGGCGATTCGCCGGGCCGCTCCGGACTTCGACGCGTACATCGCGAGCCAGCTCGACGCGCAGGTGGAGCTTCCGCTCGACCACGCCATGTCCGTTGTGCTGCGGAGCCTGTGGAACCTGGGACGCGAGCTGGTGGTGGTGCTCGACGACTTCCACGTGCTGCGCGAGCGCGCGCTGGTGCGGGCCTTCTCGTACCTGCTCGAGCACTCGCCGCCGCACGTCCACTGGGTCGTCGCGTCGCGCAGCCTGCCCGAGCTGGACCTGGCGAAGCTGAAGCTCACCGAGCAACTGGTGACGCTCGACAGCCGCGACCTGAGCCTGGATGGAGAGGCCATCCGCGAGCTGGGACAGCGCCTGTGTGACGCCGAGCTCGCGCCCGATGACGTCGAGTACCTGCTCTCCCGCACCGAGGGATGGGTCGCCGGCGTGAAGCTGGCGCTGCTGTCGGTGGGCGAGCACACGAACGTGGGTGACGCGCTGCGCAAGGCCATCGGCTCCAACCTGGACGTGGCGCGGTACCTCGCGGACGCGGTGCTGCGCGAGCAGAGCCGGGAGGTGCACGAGTTCCTGGTGCTGAGCTCGGTGGTGGACCAGCTCAACGGGGACCTCTGCAACGCGCTCCTGGGCATCACCCAGGGTCCGGCGTTGCTGGCGGACCTCGAGCGGGCGCAGCTCTTCATCCAGCCGCTCGACTCGCAGCGTCAGTGGTACCGCTACCACGCCCTGTTCCTCGACTTCCTGAGGACCCAGCTCGCGTGCGACTTCGGCGACCGCATCCCCTGGCTGCATCGGGCGGCGAGCGCGTGGTTCGCCGAGCACCAGCGGCCGGACGAGGCGTTGAAGCACGCGTTCGCCTCCAGCGACCGGAGCTGGTGCCTCGAGCTCACGGCGCGCTGCGCGGAGGCGTGGATGCGCGAGGGGGAGATCGCCTCCGTGCTGCACTGGACGGAGAAGCTGACGGCGGAGGAGATCATCCGCTCGCCAGCGATCTGCGTGGCGCACATCGCGTGCCTCATCCTCTCCCGGCGTTACGCGCGGGCCTCATCGGCGCTGCGGGATGCCCAGCACCGCCTCGCGACCGCGCACTCCGGCCCGGATCGCGAGCGGCTGTCGAAGCAGCTCGAGCGCCTCACGCTGTTGCACGCCATCCTGTCCGGCTCGGCCCAGGGCTCCGGCATCGAGCTGGACGCGTGGTCGGGCGATGAGGACTCGGACGTCTTCATGGCGGGCGCGCTGCTGGCGGCGAAGGCCTACCAGGCGCTCCGGATGAACAGGTTCGATGCGATGCGCCGGCTCGCACAGAGCGCGCGAGAGACCCTGCAGGGGCTCAACAGCCCCTTCATCAACGGCTACACGGACGTCATCATCGCGCTGGCGGACCGGGCGCAGGGCAACATGAAGGACGCGGCGGAGCGGTGTGAAGCGGCGTTCGCGCAGGCGAACCGTGGCCGGCGCAACCCGGTGTGGGTGAACGCGGCGACGGCACTGGCCAACGCCCGCTACGAGCAGAACCGGCTCGACGAGGCCGAGGCGCTCTGCCTCGAGGTGCTGCCGTTGCTGCCGCAGGCGCCCGCGTTCGAGACCTTCGCGATGGCCTACCTCGTGCTGGTCCGAATCAAGTCCATCCGCGGGAAGTACACGGAGGCCTGGCAGCTGCTGGACTACCTCCACAGCGTCCTCGAGTGCGGTCACCAGACGCGCTTCCTCGCCCATGTGTGCGGCGAGAAGATCCGGCTCGCCCTGGTGGAGCAGGCGCCGGAGCGCATGAGGGAGGTGGCGCGGGAGTTCGGCCTGGGCGAGCGCATGCGGCGCGGAGAGTGGAGCGAGCGGCGCTTCTACGACGAGACCTGGGAGCGGCTGGGGCTCGCGCAGGCGTGGGTGCTGATGGCGCGCGGGAGGTACTGCAAGGCGCACGCGCTGCTGGAGACATTGCGAGCCAGCGCCCATGACGTGGGCTACGTGTCCCGGGAGAGCGCGCTGCTGGCGGCGATCGCGGTGTGTCACTGGCGTGCCGGAGACCCCTCGGCGGCGTTCGCCGCGCTCAACCGCGGCATGGCGCTGGTGCAGCGGTTCGGCTTCAACCGGGGCGTGTTCGACGAGACGCCGGGGCTGCAGGAGATCATCGTCGCGGCCGCCACCCAGCGGAAGCTGAGCCACGTGCTACCCTCTCGCTACACCGAGCGGTTCCAGGACGTGCTGTCGGCGGGGAAGAGTGGGCCGCGGGAGTTCGCGGACCCGCCCAGCGTGCCGCTCGAGCCGCTCACGGAGCGAGAGCTCCAGATGCTCAAGCTGCTGGCGCAGGGGCTGAGCAACCAGGAGATCAGCGAGCGCTCCAACGTGGCGCTCTCCACGACGAAGTGGCACCTGCGCAACGTGTTCGCCAAGCTGGAGGTGACCACCCGCACCGCGGCCATCGTGAAGGCCCAGGAGCGACTCCACCGGAACCTGTGA
- a CDS encoding TolB family protein — protein sequence MIRADGAGFRRVASKPGYCLGSPKWSSDGRRIVFYEITTEGTWGAHRPEWIGRVESQIVSIDVATGERVEHTTGPGLKLFPQFLSTQEIGCLIKGGPEEGLAYTSGRPAVKRALRSPNWSPDGKRVIYEKVGFQARPQNKSLYSWDKDWEYRHTDVFPGSRSAFTARRR from the coding sequence GTGATCCGCGCCGACGGCGCGGGCTTCCGTCGCGTCGCATCGAAGCCGGGGTATTGTCTGGGCTCACCGAAATGGTCATCCGACGGTCGCCGGATCGTCTTCTACGAAATCACCACGGAAGGCACGTGGGGCGCGCATCGCCCCGAATGGATCGGCCGGGTTGAGTCGCAGATCGTCTCGATTGACGTTGCCACGGGCGAACGGGTCGAACACACGACGGGCCCCGGCCTCAAACTGTTCCCTCAGTTCCTGAGCACGCAAGAGATTGGCTGTCTCATCAAGGGCGGCCCGGAGGAGGGGCTCGCCTACACGTCTGGCAGACCCGCCGTCAAACGTGCGTTGCGGTCGCCCAACTGGTCGCCGGACGGCAAGAGGGTCATCTACGAGAAGGTGGGGTTCCAAGCGCGCCCGCAGAACAAATCGCTCTACAGCTGGGACAAGGACTGGGAATACCGCCACACCGACGTGTTCCCTGGTTCCAGGAGCGCCTTCACGGCAAGGCGACGCTGA
- a CDS encoding M57 family metalloprotease gives MRIHIRNLAFHAAFVSMFSLAACGGEAQQQSQQQRQPPTWEEFRAQAYQEPDTGIFIINGDEPVLNEARLREFYDQMISATEQEGLGNTRQPLAALYLPGWAYRWSIPAALNLTYCISSSSFGGYYSSVVSAMNTAAADWKATGANIKFVHSSSLDSNCTNTTNVVFNVRMVTGQTYLARAFFPGDPRNASEILIDSSSFGNISPWTLAGVMRHELGHVLGFRHEHVRPEAAGACTESDSYWRALTAYDSASVMHYPQCNGTNLYGDLKLTPTDAVGVRSYYPVALLPGQGLAAGQSISSSDGRFLLAMQTDGNLVYYWNGHGPLWSTVTGGSQGKSAWMQTDGNFVLYTTTTPVVGSSLWSSNTYGNQGAYLAIQNDGNLVVYAKDGITPLWNSNTGGH, from the coding sequence ATGCGAATCCATATTCGCAATCTGGCTTTTCATGCTGCTTTCGTATCGATGTTCAGCCTCGCGGCGTGCGGGGGTGAAGCTCAGCAACAATCGCAGCAGCAACGGCAGCCGCCGACCTGGGAAGAATTCCGCGCGCAAGCCTATCAGGAGCCTGACACGGGAATATTCATCATCAACGGTGACGAGCCCGTCCTGAACGAGGCCCGCCTGCGCGAGTTCTATGACCAGATGATCTCCGCGACCGAGCAGGAGGGCCTGGGCAACACCCGGCAGCCCCTCGCCGCCCTCTACCTCCCCGGGTGGGCCTACAGGTGGAGCATTCCCGCGGCACTCAACCTCACCTATTGCATCAGCTCGTCCAGTTTCGGCGGTTACTACTCCAGCGTGGTGAGCGCGATGAACACCGCTGCCGCCGACTGGAAGGCGACCGGCGCGAACATCAAGTTCGTCCACTCCTCGTCGCTGGACTCCAACTGCACCAACACCACCAACGTTGTCTTCAACGTGCGTATGGTGACCGGCCAGACCTACCTGGCCCGCGCTTTCTTTCCGGGTGATCCACGTAACGCCAGTGAGATCCTGATCGACTCCAGCTCCTTTGGAAACATCAGCCCCTGGACGCTGGCCGGCGTCATGCGGCACGAGCTTGGACACGTGCTCGGCTTCCGCCACGAGCACGTCCGGCCCGAGGCGGCCGGCGCGTGCACTGAGTCGGACTCCTACTGGCGGGCGCTGACTGCCTATGATTCGGCCTCGGTGATGCACTATCCGCAGTGCAATGGCACGAACCTCTACGGCGATCTCAAGCTGACCCCGACGGATGCCGTCGGCGTCAGGTCGTACTATCCCGTCGCTCTCCTGCCGGGGCAGGGTCTCGCCGCCGGGCAGAGCATCTCGTCGAGCGATGGCCGGTTCTTGCTTGCCATGCAGACCGATGGGAACCTGGTCTATTACTGGAACGGCCACGGTCCCTTGTGGTCGACGGTGACCGGGGGCTCGCAGGGGAAATCGGCCTGGATGCAGACCGATGGCAACTTCGTCCTCTATACGACGACCACCCCGGTTGTCGGCAGCTCCCTCTGGTCGAGCAACACCTACGGGAATCAGGGCGCCTATCTGGCCATCCAGAACGATGGCAACCTCGTCGTCTATGCGAAGGACGGCATCACCCCGCTCTGGAACTCGAACACGGGAGGACACTGA
- a CDS encoding DUF1427 family protein, with protein MMQLMVGPALALAIGAGCRLLDIPLPAPPKLQGSLLVLAMTVGYLLGDHLLG; from the coding sequence ATGATGCAGCTCATGGTCGGTCCTGCCCTGGCGTTGGCCATCGGTGCCGGCTGCCGCCTGCTCGACATTCCCTTGCCCGCCCCGCCGAAACTGCAAGGCTCGCTGCTGGTGCTGGCAATGACCGTCGGCTATCTGCTCGGCGATCATCTCCTGGGCTAA